The Acidobacteriota bacterium DNA segment TCGGCGGTGCCCGTGCTCGACGTGGCCACGCGCTACAGCGAGCTCGGCGAGGCGCTGCTGCCGCTCATCAACCCGCTCATCAGCGCGAAGTACGGCATCGAGATCCCGTCGTTCATCGTCGAGAACGTGTCGGTGCCGCCCGAGGTGGAAGAGGCGATCGACAAGCGATCGAGCATGGCGGCGATCGGCAACCTCAACGACTTCGTGAAGTACCAGATGGCCAAGGGCTTCGAGTCTGGTGGCGGCGCCGGCGCCGCCGGCATGGCGTCGGAACTGGCCGTGGGCTTCGGCATCGCGCAGCAGATGATGCAGCAGGGACTCGGTGGTGCACCGTCGACACCGGCGGTGGCGGGTGGTGCGGTGGGTGCCGCTGCCGCCGGTGCCGCCGCGGCGCTGCCGACGGTGGACCTGCTCGGCGTGGCCGACGTGGCCACGGTCCTCGGAGTGGGCGAAGCCGACGTGCTCGCGGTCATCGAGTCGGGCGAGTTGAAGGCCAAGAAGATCGGCAGCACGTACCGCATCACGAAGGCGGCGCTCGACTCGTACCTGGCCAGCTGATCTCCGGATCCGCCGCACCACGATCTGCAACGGCCGGGCGTTTCGTCCGGCCGTTGCTCGTCTCGGAGACACTCGTCCGTGTCCACGTCCCAGCCACCCATCCCGCCCGACAACATCACGGCGCTCCAGAAGCACCTGTGCGTGGCGTGCGGCGCGCAGGCGGTGTGGAACGCCGCCCGGCAGCGGCTGGTCTGTCCGTTCTGCGGCACCGAGTCCGCGTACCAGTTCACGGAAGGCGGCGGCCCGATCGCGGAGCTCGATCTCGAGCGCGTGCTCCGCGACACGGGCGCCGAGCATCGCGGCTGGCAAGCCGAGACGCGCAGCGTGCAGTGCCGGAGTTGCAAGGCGGTGATGGTGTACGACGCCGCGCGCGTCGGCCAGAACTGCGAGTTCTGCGGGTCGCCGGCGCTGGTGGACTACGCGGCGATCGCGCCTCCGATCACGCCGTCGAGTCTGCTGCCGTTCCGCGTGA contains these protein-coding regions:
- a CDS encoding SPFH domain-containing protein → MGIFDFIKGQLLEVIEWTDDSRDTISFRFPDDDKAIKNGAQLIVRESQAAQFVYLGEFGDTFGPGKHRLTTDNIPVLTKLQSWKYGFESPFKVDIYFVNTRLFTGNKWGTSNPIMLRDKDFGIVRARAFGTYDFKVTDTKLFLKEVAGSDHNFRLDEFADTMRSRVVSIFSDALATSAVPVLDVATRYSELGEALLPLINPLISAKYGIEIPSFIVENVSVPPEVEEAIDKRSSMAAIGNLNDFVKYQMAKGFESGGGAGAAGMASELAVGFGIAQQMMQQGLGGAPSTPAVAGGAVGAAAAGAAAALPTVDLLGVADVATVLGVGEADVLAVIESGELKAKKIGSTYRITKAALDSYLAS